In Pengzhenrongella sicca, a single genomic region encodes these proteins:
- a CDS encoding GH36-type glycosyl hydrolase domain-containing protein: MTTTSTSGRASQPHPGNQPPERRVRSAAGVEAQFTAAAQLRRLDAGGRSILMYPADDVESGPANLYLRAHGRDGIEAAALLGPASAGVVTWTAAGPDVVGRWRDLTYRVRFRLAERAAAWFWHVEVTNDGAAAVTVDVVHTQDVALTPYAALRTNEYYAAQYLDLSPVAVGGGTALAVRQNMPGVSAPWVVLGSLRGAVGWGTDALQLTGRDLPGGGGVPLGLLAERLPSRRLQHEHTLAMLQDRPLELAPGESRSTGFFGHYRADHPAATAPADAAAVDAVLALAEARPPERGAAGPGGAPVVGSLFATAPTLAPLPLDATTLTALAGPGRHHVETADAELLAYFTADGTHVVTAAKERRVLRPHGHILRTGTALVPDESSLTSTAWLAGVFASQLTQGHASRDPVLSVRRGYLGLRRAYGLRIFADLGAGWTLLDVPSAWAQAPDACRWWYRHAGGLLEVETVVAAESHAVRVRLRVVAGPPARVLVAAHVAFGGDDGADPVPPVLAVDGAGVTVGVPVGAELAARSPGASFRLAWGDRGDSGDSGDDDGDGAAVAVGRDEALFADGASRDLPWLTLTTGPRLRLDLTLTLDLARSPDLATAVAATPPPAPWPEFWAGLGASIRLRAPAGSPLATEVAQLDAVLPSFAHDAVIHYLAPRGLEQFTGGAWGTRDACQGPVGLLVALGQPAPLRDLVLRILRAQHARGDWPQWFEFWDRATPTTSPGAHGDVVYWPLLAVGEYLAMTGDASLLAEAVPFVGDDGRTAAEPVLEHLRRALAHIRATTVPGSPLPAYGHGDWNDSLQPVDTQLAARLCSTWTVTLQVHALRTLAGALRGLAGAHAPAEAAGRAWAAGRDWAADAEAIADRSAAALDTTLVRDGLLCGYGLFGADGTVEHLVHPSDTRTGLHHSLLPTIHAISGDLLSPESARTHLAALEANLLGPDGARLFDRPARYQGGPLEVFQRAEAATFFGREIGVMYTHAHLRYAEALARHGDADALLPALLLADPIGLTERVPAAAPRQSTAYFSSSDAVFADRYDAAEHYDRIGRGEVALEGGWRVYSSGPGLFLRLVVESLLGVRRRGALLELDPVLTGSLDGLTATVPLDGRALQLTYAVGPRGCGPTAVFLDGIELQTTALANPYRAAGVAVELEPVLAALRAGRGALRVEVG, from the coding sequence ATGACGACGACGTCCACGTCCGGCCGCGCGAGCCAGCCGCACCCGGGGAACCAGCCGCCCGAGCGGCGCGTCCGCTCCGCCGCCGGGGTCGAGGCGCAGTTCACGGCCGCCGCGCAGCTGCGCCGGCTCGACGCCGGCGGGCGCAGCATCCTGATGTACCCGGCGGACGACGTCGAGTCCGGCCCCGCGAACCTGTACCTGCGCGCGCACGGCCGCGACGGGATCGAGGCGGCGGCGCTGCTCGGGCCCGCGAGCGCCGGGGTCGTGACGTGGACGGCGGCGGGGCCCGACGTCGTCGGCCGCTGGCGCGACCTGACCTACCGCGTGCGGTTCCGGCTGGCGGAGCGGGCCGCGGCCTGGTTCTGGCACGTCGAAGTCACCAACGACGGCGCGGCCGCGGTCACGGTCGACGTCGTGCACACCCAGGACGTCGCGCTCACCCCGTACGCGGCGCTGCGCACGAACGAGTACTACGCCGCGCAGTACCTCGACCTCAGCCCCGTCGCGGTCGGCGGAGGAACCGCGCTGGCCGTCCGGCAGAACATGCCCGGCGTGAGCGCGCCGTGGGTCGTGCTCGGCTCGCTGCGCGGCGCGGTCGGGTGGGGCACCGACGCACTGCAGCTGACCGGCCGCGACCTGCCGGGCGGCGGCGGCGTCCCGCTCGGCCTGCTCGCCGAGCGGCTGCCGAGCCGCCGGCTCCAGCACGAGCACACGCTCGCGATGCTCCAGGACCGCCCGCTCGAGCTCGCGCCGGGCGAGTCCCGGTCGACGGGCTTCTTCGGGCACTACCGCGCCGACCATCCCGCCGCCACGGCCCCGGCCGACGCCGCCGCCGTCGACGCCGTGCTCGCCCTCGCCGAGGCCCGCCCGCCGGAGCGCGGCGCGGCCGGCCCCGGCGGCGCTCCCGTCGTCGGGTCGCTGTTCGCCACCGCGCCGACCCTCGCGCCGCTCCCGCTCGACGCCACGACCCTGACGGCGCTCGCCGGCCCGGGCCGCCACCACGTCGAGACTGCGGACGCCGAGCTGCTCGCGTACTTCACCGCCGATGGGACCCACGTCGTCACGGCCGCCAAGGAGCGGCGCGTGCTGCGCCCGCACGGGCACATCCTGCGCACGGGCACGGCCCTCGTGCCGGACGAGTCCAGCCTGACCTCGACCGCCTGGCTCGCGGGCGTGTTCGCGTCGCAGCTCACGCAGGGGCACGCGAGCCGCGACCCCGTGCTGTCGGTCCGGCGCGGGTACCTGGGGCTGCGCCGCGCGTACGGGCTGCGCATCTTCGCGGACCTGGGCGCCGGGTGGACGCTGCTCGACGTCCCGAGCGCCTGGGCGCAGGCGCCGGACGCGTGCCGCTGGTGGTACCGCCACGCGGGCGGCCTGCTCGAGGTCGAGACGGTCGTGGCTGCGGAATCCCACGCGGTGCGCGTCCGGCTGCGCGTCGTGGCCGGCCCCCCGGCCCGCGTGCTCGTGGCCGCGCACGTCGCGTTCGGCGGCGACGACGGCGCCGACCCCGTACCCCCGGTGCTCGCCGTCGACGGCGCGGGGGTCACGGTCGGCGTGCCGGTCGGGGCCGAGCTCGCCGCGCGCTCGCCGGGCGCCTCGTTCCGCCTCGCGTGGGGCGACCGGGGCGACTCGGGCGACTCGGGCGACGACGATGGCGACGGGGCGGCGGTCGCCGTCGGCCGCGACGAGGCCCTGTTCGCGGACGGCGCGTCGCGCGACCTGCCGTGGCTGACCCTGACGACCGGGCCGCGGCTGCGGCTCGACCTCACGCTGACGCTCGACCTCGCACGGTCGCCGGACCTAGCGACGGCCGTCGCGGCGACGCCGCCGCCCGCGCCCTGGCCGGAGTTCTGGGCCGGTCTCGGCGCATCGATCCGGCTGCGCGCGCCCGCGGGCAGCCCGCTCGCGACCGAGGTCGCGCAGCTCGACGCGGTGCTGCCGTCGTTCGCCCACGACGCCGTCATCCACTACCTCGCCCCACGCGGCCTCGAGCAGTTCACGGGCGGCGCCTGGGGCACGCGCGACGCATGCCAGGGCCCGGTCGGGCTGCTGGTCGCGCTCGGGCAGCCGGCGCCGCTGCGCGACCTCGTCCTGCGGATCCTGCGCGCGCAGCACGCGCGCGGCGACTGGCCCCAGTGGTTCGAGTTCTGGGACCGGGCGACCCCGACGACCTCCCCCGGGGCGCACGGCGACGTCGTGTACTGGCCGCTGCTCGCCGTCGGCGAGTACCTCGCCATGACCGGCGACGCGAGCCTGCTCGCCGAGGCCGTTCCCTTCGTGGGCGACGACGGGCGCACCGCCGCCGAGCCGGTGCTCGAGCACTTGCGGCGCGCCCTCGCGCACATCCGGGCGACCACCGTGCCCGGCAGCCCGCTGCCCGCGTACGGGCACGGCGACTGGAACGACTCGCTCCAGCCCGTCGATACCCAGCTCGCGGCCCGGCTCTGCTCAACCTGGACCGTCACGCTCCAGGTGCACGCGCTGCGGACGCTCGCGGGCGCGCTGCGCGGGCTCGCCGGCGCGCACGCGCCCGCCGAGGCGGCCGGCCGCGCCTGGGCGGCGGGCCGTGACTGGGCGGCGGACGCCGAGGCGATCGCCGACCGCAGCGCCGCGGCGCTCGACACCACGCTCGTGCGCGACGGGCTGCTGTGCGGGTACGGGCTCTTCGGCGCCGACGGCACGGTCGAGCACCTGGTCCATCCGAGTGACACCCGCACGGGGCTGCACCACAGCCTGCTGCCGACGATCCACGCGATCTCCGGCGACCTGCTCAGCCCCGAGTCGGCGCGCACCCACCTCGCGGCGCTCGAGGCGAACCTGCTCGGCCCCGACGGCGCGCGCCTGTTCGACCGGCCCGCGCGATACCAGGGCGGGCCCCTGGAGGTGTTCCAGCGCGCCGAGGCCGCGACGTTCTTCGGCCGCGAGATCGGGGTCATGTACACGCACGCGCACCTGCGCTACGCCGAGGCGCTGGCCCGGCACGGGGATGCGGACGCGCTGCTGCCCGCGCTGCTGCTGGCCGACCCGATCGGGCTCACCGAGCGTGTCCCCGCCGCCGCGCCGCGGCAGTCCACCGCCTACTTCTCCTCGTCCGACGCCGTGTTCGCGGACCGGTACGACGCGGCCGAGCACTACGACCGGATCGGCCGGGGCGAGGTCGCGCTCGAGGGCGGCTGGCGCGTCTACTCCTCCGGCCCCGGCCTGTTCCTGCGGCTCGTGGTCGAGTCCTTGCTGGGGGTCCGCCGGCGCGGCGCGCTGCTCGAGCTCGACCCGGTGCTGACCGGGTCGCTCGACGGCCTCACGGCCACCGTCCCGCTGGACGGCCGGGCGCTGCAGCTGACCTACGCCGTCGGGCCCCGCGGCTGCGGGCCGACCGCGGTCTTCCTGGACGGCATCGAGCTCCAGACGACGGCGCTCGCCAACCCGTACCGCGCGGCCGGGGTCGCCGTGGAGCTGGAGCCCGTCCTTGCCGCGCTGCGCGCGGGCCGCGGCGCGCTGCGGGTCGAGGTCGGCTGA
- a CDS encoding PadR family transcriptional regulator — MRAPARDPQLLKGVLPMLVIALLTERESYGYELVTRLEADGLADIAAGTVYPVLARLERDGHVASRLVASSAGPARKYYLPTELGAAELAQTVAAWRALTATVAATLGRAVPASFGAASPTPSHPEELA; from the coding sequence ATGCGAGCACCCGCGCGGGACCCCCAGCTGCTCAAGGGCGTGCTGCCCATGCTCGTGATCGCGCTGCTGACGGAGCGGGAGTCGTACGGCTACGAGCTCGTGACGCGGCTGGAGGCCGACGGGCTGGCCGACATCGCCGCGGGCACCGTCTACCCCGTGCTCGCCCGGCTCGAGCGGGACGGCCACGTCGCGTCGCGGCTGGTCGCGTCGTCGGCCGGACCCGCCCGCAAGTACTACCTGCCCACCGAGCTCGGCGCCGCCGAGCTCGCGCAGACCGTCGCCGCATGGCGGGCGCTCACCGCGACGGTCGCGGCGACGCTCGGGCGGGCGGTCCCGGCCTCGTTCGGAGCAGCCAGTCCCACCCCGTCCCACCCGGAGGAGCTCGCATGA
- a CDS encoding SIR2 family NAD-dependent protein deacylase → MNPAGGAAPVEPLAPAEPLDPAAPRAPWVTVLTGAGISTGSGIPDFRGPDGVWTRDPLASRLLEHHYYVADGAIRRRTWQMWRESPVWQAAPTPAHRSLVQLERAGALRAVCTQNFDGLHQLAGSSPALVLELHGSLPQSRCLDCGAAEPTAQILARLDTDPDPHCAICDGPLATDVVMFGEALPGAALDAAVSAARTCEVFLVVGSTLTVEPVASLTAMAANAGARVVIVNAEPTPYDELAERVDRRPIQDALPEIVGELVAEHAG, encoded by the coding sequence GTGAACCCCGCTGGCGGCGCCGCGCCCGTCGAACCCCTCGCCCCCGCCGAACCTCTCGACCCGGCGGCGCCCCGCGCACCCTGGGTCACCGTCCTGACCGGGGCCGGGATCTCGACGGGCTCGGGGATCCCCGACTTCCGCGGGCCGGACGGCGTCTGGACCCGCGACCCCCTCGCCTCGCGCCTGCTCGAGCACCACTACTACGTCGCCGACGGCGCGATCCGCCGGCGCACCTGGCAGATGTGGCGCGAGAGCCCCGTCTGGCAGGCCGCGCCGACGCCGGCCCACCGCAGCCTCGTGCAGCTCGAGCGCGCCGGCGCCCTGCGCGCCGTCTGCACGCAGAACTTCGACGGCCTGCACCAGCTGGCCGGGTCGAGCCCCGCGCTCGTGCTCGAGCTGCACGGCAGCCTGCCGCAGTCGCGCTGCCTGGACTGCGGGGCGGCCGAGCCCACCGCGCAGATCCTCGCGCGGCTCGACACCGACCCCGACCCGCACTGCGCGATCTGCGACGGCCCGCTCGCGACCGACGTCGTCATGTTCGGCGAGGCGCTGCCCGGCGCCGCCCTCGACGCCGCCGTGAGCGCGGCGCGCACGTGCGAGGTGTTCCTCGTCGTGGGCTCGACCCTGACGGTCGAGCCGGTCGCGAGCCTGACCGCGATGGCCGCGAACGCCGGGGCGCGCGTCGTCATCGTCAACGCCGAGCCGACGCCGTACGACGAGCTCGCCGAGCGCGTCGACCGGCGGCCGATCCAGGACGCGCTGCCCGAGATCGTCGGCGAGCTCGTGGCCGAGCACGCGGGCTAA
- a CDS encoding outer membrane protein assembly factor BamB family protein: protein MGASRRVSGPGRTMQDVVLIDADAAGDSARAAGDAADAPGRAALRPARRWWRLTAVLTLVVVVIASLVVDRREAARLAALEEVDGVLAPVNGPLEPRWRAADLRWLAPAEVDGRIVGLESRQDGSADVVALDPATGEPRWRTPAREPGPIRGRVRCALPAGPAVVACVVVDEVVITAESTTGYSFAPTRARLLVADARTGEVVSDSPIAPSTSIAALREDLVLARVDAAGRLRVERTDTRGQDRRWGYTSPEPLPVDDFRQRSVSVEVVGDLVFIGRGAASWVLAPDGELLDAWEPAPDIELGRRVEALPGALLAQPALTADDVSRTRVLDVLTGHSFTAVGTPIAPSLTDESLAQLVFLQSADRRELLAYDRTSGQRRWAAAGLADELLTIDGRVLRAGDGQLQAIEGRTGKLLWTTPVDRVTEGPPVTDGRVVVLTHHAFDVGVVLAAYSLSDGRPQWRVEVDENLDLVAVAGRLYGWSVPGLLALR from the coding sequence ATGGGCGCCTCGCGTCGCGTGAGCGGTCCGGGTCGCACGATGCAGGACGTCGTCCTGATCGATGCCGACGCGGCCGGCGACTCGGCGCGCGCCGCCGGGGACGCAGCGGACGCGCCGGGCCGGGCGGCGCTGCGGCCGGCCCGGCGCTGGTGGCGCCTGACCGCCGTCCTCACGCTCGTCGTCGTCGTCATCGCCTCGCTCGTGGTCGATCGCCGCGAGGCCGCCCGGCTCGCCGCGCTCGAGGAGGTCGACGGCGTGCTCGCGCCCGTCAACGGCCCGCTGGAGCCCCGCTGGCGCGCCGCGGACCTGCGCTGGCTCGCCCCGGCGGAGGTCGACGGTCGGATCGTCGGGCTCGAGAGCCGGCAGGACGGCAGCGCCGACGTCGTCGCGCTCGACCCCGCGACGGGCGAGCCGCGCTGGCGCACCCCCGCCCGCGAGCCCGGGCCGATCCGGGGCCGGGTCCGCTGCGCGCTCCCGGCCGGGCCCGCGGTCGTGGCGTGCGTCGTCGTCGACGAGGTCGTGATCACCGCCGAGAGCACGACCGGGTACTCGTTCGCACCGACGCGGGCCCGGCTGCTCGTCGCCGATGCGAGGACCGGCGAGGTCGTGTCCGACAGCCCGATCGCCCCGAGCACGTCGATCGCGGCCCTGCGCGAGGACCTCGTGCTCGCGCGCGTCGACGCCGCCGGCCGGCTGCGGGTCGAGCGCACCGACACCCGCGGCCAGGACCGGCGCTGGGGCTACACGAGCCCCGAGCCGCTCCCCGTCGACGACTTCCGCCAGCGCTCCGTCTCGGTCGAGGTCGTGGGCGACCTCGTGTTCATCGGCCGGGGCGCGGCGTCGTGGGTGCTCGCGCCGGACGGCGAGCTGCTCGACGCGTGGGAGCCGGCCCCCGACATCGAGCTGGGCCGGCGCGTCGAGGCGCTGCCGGGGGCGCTGCTCGCGCAGCCGGCGCTGACGGCCGACGACGTCTCGCGCACCCGGGTGCTCGACGTCCTGACGGGCCATTCGTTCACGGCGGTCGGCACGCCGATCGCCCCGTCGCTGACCGACGAGTCGCTCGCGCAGCTGGTGTTCCTGCAGTCGGCGGACCGTCGCGAGCTCCTGGCCTACGACCGGACGTCGGGCCAGCGCCGGTGGGCGGCGGCAGGCCTCGCGGACGAGCTGCTCACGATCGACGGCCGCGTGCTCCGCGCCGGCGACGGCCAGCTCCAGGCGATCGAGGGCCGCACCGGGAAGCTGCTGTGGACGACGCCGGTCGACCGGGTCACGGAGGGCCCGCCGGTCACCGACGGTCGGGTCGTCGTGCTCACGCACCACGCCTTCGACGTCGGCGTCGTGCTCGCCGCCTACTCGCTCAGCGACGGCCGCCCGCAGTGGCGGGTCGAGGTCGACGAGAACCTCGACCTCGTCGCGGTCGCGGGCCGGCTCTACGGCTGGAGCGTCCCGGGACTCCTCGCGCTCAGGTGA
- a CDS encoding cryptochrome/photolyase family protein, which yields MTTPADVTTPADAATSAGSGAGRALVWLRRDLRVDDNAALHRALVAAREVWCVFLFDRDILDDLPAADRRVEFIHESVAELDRDLAALAAEHGRAGVRLIVGHGRPVAAIPELAAALGVEAVFANHDDDPAALARDAAVAAALGGTRLLTSKDHVVFERSEVLTATRTPYSVFTPYKNAWLKKLAPADLRAHAVRPHAGVLAPLPDRLPAAFAAGVPPLESLGFERTNLGELGIATGSSGGQHLLADFLDRIDDYEDARNFPAVKGPSYLSVHLRFGTVSIRELARVSWERTLAPGPAGARGAQVWLSELIWRDFYHQVLHHHPRVVGASFKPEYDAVAWESGPVARELFAAWCEGRTGYPLVDAAMAQINQTGYMHNRLRMVVASFLTKDLGIDWRWGEAYFARQLNDFDLAANNGGWQWAASTGCDAQPYFRIFNPVSQSEKFDPGGRFIRRYLPQLAALPDRAIHAPWDAAPLDLALADVELGRDYPLPVVRHDEARARTLARYSVVKAAR from the coding sequence GTGACGACACCTGCGGACGTGACGACTCCTGCGGACGCGGCGACTTCGGCAGGCTCCGGCGCCGGACGGGCTCTCGTGTGGTTGCGCCGGGACCTGCGCGTGGACGACAACGCCGCGCTGCACCGCGCGCTCGTCGCCGCGCGCGAGGTCTGGTGCGTCTTCCTGTTCGACCGGGACATCCTCGACGACCTGCCGGCGGCCGACCGCCGCGTCGAGTTCATCCACGAGAGCGTCGCCGAGCTCGACCGCGACCTCGCGGCGCTCGCGGCGGAGCACGGCCGCGCCGGGGTCCGGCTGATCGTCGGGCACGGGCGGCCGGTCGCGGCGATCCCGGAGCTGGCGGCGGCGCTCGGGGTCGAGGCGGTCTTCGCCAATCACGACGACGACCCCGCGGCGCTCGCGCGCGACGCCGCGGTCGCCGCGGCGCTCGGCGGGACGCGACTGCTCACGTCCAAGGATCACGTGGTGTTCGAGCGCAGCGAGGTGCTCACGGCGACCCGCACGCCGTACAGCGTCTTCACGCCCTACAAGAACGCCTGGCTCAAGAAGCTCGCGCCGGCCGACCTGCGGGCCCACGCGGTCCGGCCGCACGCGGGCGTCCTCGCCCCGCTCCCGGACCGCCTGCCCGCCGCGTTCGCCGCGGGCGTCCCGCCGCTCGAGTCGCTGGGCTTCGAGCGGACAAACCTCGGCGAGCTCGGCATCGCGACCGGAAGCAGCGGCGGCCAGCACCTGCTCGCCGACTTCCTCGACCGCATCGACGACTACGAGGACGCCCGCAACTTCCCGGCCGTCAAGGGTCCGAGCTACCTGTCGGTGCACCTGCGCTTCGGCACGGTCTCGATCCGCGAGCTCGCGCGGGTCTCCTGGGAGCGCACCCTGGCTCCCGGCCCGGCTGGCGCGCGCGGCGCGCAGGTCTGGCTGTCGGAGCTCATCTGGCGCGACTTCTACCACCAGGTCCTGCACCACCACCCGCGGGTGGTCGGCGCGAGCTTCAAGCCGGAGTACGACGCCGTCGCGTGGGAGTCCGGCCCCGTCGCGCGGGAGCTGTTCGCGGCCTGGTGCGAGGGGCGCACGGGCTACCCCCTGGTCGACGCGGCGATGGCGCAGATCAACCAGACCGGGTACATGCACAACCGGCTGCGGATGGTCGTGGCCAGCTTCCTGACCAAGGACCTCGGCATCGACTGGCGCTGGGGCGAGGCCTACTTCGCGCGCCAGCTCAACGACTTCGACCTCGCGGCCAACAACGGGGGCTGGCAGTGGGCGGCCTCGACCGGCTGCGACGCGCAGCCCTACTTCCGGATCTTCAACCCCGTGAGCCAGAGCGAGAAGTTCGACCCGGGCGGCCGGTTCATCCGCCGGTACCTGCCGCAGCTCGCGGCGCTGCCCGACCGCGCGATCCACGCGCCCTGGGACGCGGCCCCGCTCGACCTCGCGCTCGCGGACGTCGAGCTCGGGCGGGACTACCCGCTGCCCGTGGTGCGCCACGACGAGGCGCGGGCCCGCACGCTCGCGCGGTACAGCGTCGTCAAGGCCGCCCGCTGA
- a CDS encoding outer membrane protein assembly factor BamB family protein, whose amino-acid sequence MAAQRRVRRDPPLVEVVLEGDDDAVGAPAPSDPSHPTDHAGTGRPAPRRWWLIAAGVALALAAAAVALDRREAAEQAELAAVPGILTPLAGPVVERWRTDVALRPGLVEVAGRLVGVESRADGSVAVVALDPGTGRELWRAPARAPGAVDVQTRCALPSPGTALVACVVVDEVAVAEVAGAGRLTYPPRTRVVVVDAATEEIVHDGPVEPRTSVATLGADLVLGDVGADGRVRVRRTDARAGAERWTFTSPEPLPLNAFRRRDATVTVAGGLVVVDGGSIWVLSAAGDVLRAWAAPAGSPTRGRVEVLRAGRLLYEQAAADDGTHAEIVDLATGRAFAVDGSPVVAVPDDGSLAEVVLVQSPDGELIAYELASGRRRWAISSAGGGGTVIRAGRVVRGEGDELQSIDGRTGELVWAVPAGQAAFSPLASDGHAVLVTGPAAGRGLVLTAFGLDDGRRLWAADVPDGLYALVGLGGRLYGRGGQLVAFGPSAGG is encoded by the coding sequence ATGGCCGCGCAGCGACGCGTCAGGCGAGACCCGCCCCTGGTCGAGGTCGTCCTCGAGGGCGACGACGACGCCGTCGGCGCGCCGGCTCCCAGCGACCCCTCCCACCCCACCGACCACGCCGGCACCGGCCGGCCCGCGCCGCGGCGCTGGTGGCTGATCGCGGCCGGCGTCGCCCTCGCGCTCGCCGCCGCGGCCGTGGCGCTCGACCGCCGCGAGGCCGCCGAGCAGGCGGAGCTCGCCGCTGTCCCGGGCATCCTCACGCCGCTGGCCGGGCCGGTCGTCGAGCGGTGGCGCACCGACGTCGCGCTCCGGCCGGGCCTGGTCGAGGTCGCCGGTCGCCTCGTGGGCGTCGAGAGCCGGGCGGACGGGAGCGTCGCCGTCGTCGCCCTCGACCCCGGGACCGGGCGGGAGCTCTGGCGCGCGCCCGCCCGGGCGCCCGGCGCCGTCGACGTCCAGACCCGCTGCGCGCTGCCTTCCCCCGGCACGGCGCTGGTCGCGTGCGTCGTCGTCGACGAGGTCGCCGTGGCCGAGGTGGCCGGCGCCGGGCGGCTGACCTATCCCCCGCGCACGCGCGTAGTCGTGGTCGACGCCGCGACGGAAGAGATCGTGCACGACGGGCCGGTCGAGCCCCGCACGTCGGTCGCGACGCTCGGCGCCGACCTCGTCCTGGGTGACGTCGGCGCCGACGGCCGCGTGCGGGTCCGGCGCACGGACGCGCGCGCCGGCGCCGAGCGGTGGACGTTCACGAGCCCCGAGCCGCTGCCGCTGAACGCCTTCCGCCGCCGCGACGCCACGGTGACGGTCGCGGGCGGGCTCGTCGTCGTCGACGGCGGGTCGATCTGGGTCCTGTCGGCCGCGGGCGACGTGCTGCGCGCCTGGGCCGCGCCCGCGGGCTCGCCGACCCGGGGCCGGGTCGAGGTGCTGCGCGCCGGCCGGCTGCTGTACGAGCAGGCGGCCGCCGACGACGGCACCCACGCCGAGATCGTGGACCTGGCGACCGGGCGCGCGTTCGCCGTCGACGGGTCGCCGGTCGTGGCCGTGCCCGACGACGGCTCGCTCGCCGAGGTCGTGCTCGTGCAGTCCCCGGACGGCGAGCTGATCGCCTACGAGCTCGCTTCCGGCCGGCGGCGCTGGGCGATCTCGAGCGCGGGCGGCGGCGGCACGGTGATCCGGGCGGGACGGGTCGTCCGCGGCGAGGGCGACGAGCTGCAGTCGATCGACGGCCGCACGGGCGAGCTCGTCTGGGCCGTCCCGGCCGGGCAGGCCGCCTTCAGTCCGCTCGCCAGCGACGGGCACGCCGTCCTGGTCACCGGCCCGGCCGCCGGCCGGGGGCTGGTCCTGACCGCGTTCGGGCTCGACGACGGCCGGCGCCTGTGGGCGGCCGACGTGCCGGACGGCCTGTACGCGCTGGTCGGGCTCGGTGGGCGCCTGTATGGCCGCGGCGGCCAGCTGGTCGCGTTCGGCCCGAGCGCCGGAGGGTGA
- the pgi gene encoding glucose-6-phosphate isomerase gives MNTTPIDATTTSAWTALGAHRTTLEPDLRAWFAADAGRASRLTHVVGDLHVDLSKNLITDETLELLVRLADEVGLAERLGAMFAGEHINVTEDRAVLHTALRRPPSASPALVVDGQDVDVDVQAVLAKVAAFATKVRSGQWTGVTGERVATVVNIGIGGSDLGPVMAYEALKPYVQAGLEVRFVSNIDPTDVAETLAGLDPATTLFIVASKTFGTLETLTNARLARAWLWDELLAAGAIADTDAARTEAVARHFVAVSTALDKVAAFGIDPANAFGFWDWVGGRYSLPSAIGTSLAIAIGPDAFRELLGGFHTVDEHFRTAPFTQNVPVLMGLLNVWNVNFLGAHTHAVLPYAQHLHRFAAYLQQLTMESNGKSVRWDGTPVTTQTGEIFWGEPGTNGQHAFYQLIHQGTRLIPADFIAVATPSHPLRDAGSPGGEADVHELFLANFFAQTKALAFGKTADEVRADGVAEPVVPARVFAGNRPTTSIMAPALTPAVLGQLIALYEHITFVQGVVWGIDSFDQWGVELGKKLAVEIAPAVAGDAATLAAQDPSTRGLIEYYLAHRA, from the coding sequence GTGAACACCACACCGATCGACGCCACCACCACCTCCGCCTGGACAGCCCTGGGCGCGCACCGCACCACGCTCGAGCCCGACCTGCGCGCCTGGTTCGCCGCCGACGCGGGCCGTGCGAGCCGGCTGACGCACGTCGTCGGCGACCTGCACGTGGACCTGTCGAAGAACCTGATCACCGACGAGACGCTCGAGCTGCTGGTCCGGCTCGCGGACGAGGTCGGGCTCGCCGAGCGCCTCGGGGCGATGTTCGCGGGCGAGCACATCAACGTGACCGAGGACCGCGCGGTGCTGCACACGGCGCTGCGCCGCCCGCCGTCGGCCTCGCCCGCCCTCGTCGTCGACGGCCAGGACGTCGATGTCGACGTGCAGGCCGTGCTCGCCAAGGTCGCCGCGTTCGCGACGAAGGTCCGCAGCGGGCAGTGGACCGGCGTGACCGGCGAGCGCGTCGCGACCGTCGTCAACATCGGAATCGGCGGCTCCGACCTCGGCCCCGTCATGGCCTACGAGGCGCTCAAGCCGTACGTCCAGGCCGGCCTCGAGGTGCGGTTCGTCTCCAACATCGACCCGACCGACGTCGCGGAGACGCTCGCCGGGCTCGACCCCGCGACCACGCTGTTCATCGTCGCCTCGAAGACGTTCGGCACGCTCGAGACCCTGACCAACGCGCGCCTGGCTCGCGCGTGGCTGTGGGACGAGCTGCTGGCCGCGGGCGCGATCGCGGACACCGACGCCGCGCGCACCGAGGCCGTCGCCCGGCACTTCGTCGCCGTCTCGACCGCGCTCGACAAGGTCGCGGCCTTCGGCATCGACCCGGCGAACGCGTTCGGGTTCTGGGACTGGGTCGGGGGCCGGTACTCGTTGCCGTCCGCCATCGGCACGTCGCTCGCCATCGCGATCGGCCCGGACGCGTTCCGCGAGCTCCTGGGCGGGTTCCACACCGTCGACGAGCACTTCCGGACCGCGCCGTTCACGCAGAACGTGCCCGTGCTCATGGGCCTGCTCAACGTCTGGAACGTCAACTTCCTGGGCGCGCACACGCACGCCGTGCTCCCGTACGCCCAGCACCTGCACCGGTTCGCGGCGTACCTGCAGCAGCTCACGATGGAATCCAACGGCAAGTCCGTGCGCTGGGACGGCACGCCCGTGACGACCCAGACGGGCGAGATCTTCTGGGGCGAGCCGGGCACGAACGGCCAGCACGCGTTCTACCAGCTGATCCACCAGGGCACCCGGCTGATCCCGGCCGACTTCATCGCCGTCGCGACGCCGTCGCACCCGCTGCGCGACGCGGGCTCCCCCGGCGGCGAGGCCGACGTGCACGAGCTGTTCCTGGCGAACTTCTTCGCCCAGACCAAGGCGCTCGCGTTCGGCAAGACGGCGGACGAGGTGCGCGCCGACGGCGTCGCCGAGCCGGTCGTGCCAGCGCGTGTGTTCGCGGGGAACCGGCCGACGACGTCGATCATGGCGCCCGCCCTGACCCCCGCCGTGCTCGGCCAGCTCATCGCGCTGTACGAGCACATCACCTTCGTGCAGGGCGTGGTGTGGGGCATCGACAGCTTCGACCAGTGGGGCGTCGAGCTCGGCAAGAAGCTGGCCGTCGAGATCGCTCCGGCTGTCGCCGGCGACGCCGCGACGCTGGCCGCGCAGGACCCCTCGACCCGGGGGCTGATCGAGTACTACCTGGCGCACCGGGCCTGA